From the Desulfohalovibrio reitneri genome, one window contains:
- a CDS encoding hydrogenase maturation protease, translating into MAKPLVIGIGNPLLKDDRAGLLVIEELEKRGADVDVLDLYTVGFDLIDNCKGREKVIVVDACMLGFEPGEVVEAAMDEVFTNASLVNSHAITIGTTLKVGYEVFPEEMPSDLKLLLIEVKEVDEFTKEMSPEVEAAVEKVVQGIMSGQY; encoded by the coding sequence GTGGCCAAACCACTGGTCATCGGTATCGGCAACCCCCTGCTCAAGGACGACCGGGCGGGGCTTCTGGTCATAGAGGAGCTTGAAAAGCGCGGCGCGGACGTGGACGTGCTGGACCTCTATACCGTGGGCTTCGACCTCATCGACAACTGCAAGGGCCGGGAAAAGGTCATCGTGGTGGACGCCTGCATGCTTGGCTTCGAGCCCGGCGAAGTGGTGGAGGCGGCCATGGACGAGGTCTTCACCAACGCCTCCCTGGTCAACTCCCACGCCATCACCATCGGCACCACTCTCAAGGTGGGCTACGAGGTCTTTCCCGAGGAGATGCCCTCCGACCTCAAGCTGCTGCTCATCGAGGTCAAGGAGGTGGACGAGTTCACCAAGGAGATGAGCCCCGAGGTGGAGGCAGCGGTGGAAAAGGTCGTTCAGGGCATCATGTCGGGACAATACTAG